One Malania oleifera isolate guangnan ecotype guangnan chromosome 10, ASM2987363v1, whole genome shotgun sequence genomic region harbors:
- the LOC131166119 gene encoding pathogenesis-related protein 1C has protein sequence MILQNSKLQMPLVFTILLISHLIIISTATAQQPQNQDHQLGGASTANVHPFHASLSREFLDAHNKVRAHAGEPLFTWDNHLARYARRYASLRSQDCQMVHSSGPYGENIFWGATNHWTPTDAVRAWTHEHRFYDRTANTCESGRVCGHYTQIVWRDSTRLGCAYARCLNGGVFVVCTYDPPGNYVNERPFGDGSDGDN, from the coding sequence atGATACTCCAAAATTCCAAACTCCAAATGCCGCTAGTTTTCACCATCCTACTGATCTCCCATCTCATCATCATCTCAACCGCCACCGCCCAACAACCCCAAAACCAAGACCATCAGCTGGGTGGTGCCTCCACCGCAAATGTCCACCCATTCCACGCATCACTGAGCCGAGAATTTCTTGACGCGCACAACAAGGTCCGCGCACACGCCGGTGAACCCCTCTTCACCTGGGACAATCACCTGGCACGGTACGCCCGCCGGTACGCAAGCCTCCGATCCCAGGACTGCCAAATGGTGCATTCATCGGGTCCCTACGGTGAGAACATCTTCTGGGGCGCCACCAACCACTGGACTCCCACCGACGCTGTCCGCGCCTGGACCCACGAGCACAGGTTCTACGATCGGACCGCCAACACCTGCGAATCCGGAAGGGTGTGCGGTCATTACACGCAGATCGTGTGGAGGGACAGCACCAGATTGGGGTGCGCATACGCCCGGTGCCTCAACGGCGGCGTTTTTGTTGTTTGCACCTACGATCCGCCAGGGAATTACGTCAACGAGCGCCCATTTGGGGATGGCTCGGATGGCGATAATTGA